The window ATGGAAGCCCTTATCAGCTTTTCCCTTGTGTCGCCCAGAATTGATGTCACGCTAACCAGCCTATAATTCCCCTGGTCACCCTGCTTGCCTGGCACAGTATTAGCAttcttccaaaaagaaaaggagtacttgtggcaccttagagactaaccaatttatttgagcataagctttcatgagctacagctcacttcatcagatgcataaagtggaaaatgcagtgaggatgttttatacacacagaccaagaaaaaatgggtgtttatcacttcaaaaggttttctctccccccaccccactctcctgctggtaatagcttatctaaagtgatcactctccttacaatgtgtatgataatcaaggtgggccattcccagcacaaatccagggtttaacaagaacgtctgagggggggtgggggggggaggaaaaaacaaggggaaataggttaccttgcataatgatttagccaatcccagtctctattcaagcctaaatcaACTGTATCCAATCCGCAAATGAACTCCAATCCAGCAGTTTCCCGCCGGAGCCCGGTCCTGAAGcctttctgttgtaatatcgcaactttcatgtctgtaatcgtgtgaccagagagactgaagtgccctccgactggtttatgaatgttataaatcttgacatctgatttgtgtccatttattcttttacgtaaagactgtccagtttgaccaatgcacatggtagaggggcattgcttgcacatgatggcatatatcacattggtagatgtgcaggtgaacgagcctctgatagtgtggctgatgtgattaggccctatgatggtgccccctgaatagatatgtgggcacagttggcaacgggctttgttgcaaggataggttcctgggttactgtttttgttgtgtggtgtgtggttgctggtgagtatttgcttcaggttcgggggctgtctgtaggcaaggcctggcctgtctcccaagacttgtgagagtgttgggtcatccttcaggataggttgtagatccttgataatgcgttggaggggttttagttgggggctgaaggtgacggctagtggcgttctgttattttctttgttaggcctgtcctgtagtaggtgacttctgggaactcttctggctctatcaatctgtttcttagTCTTCTGGCATTTCATTCCAAcatctattaaaaataaacattcgCAGGCTGCGATCTCCTCCGCCAACTTTGTTGGGACTTTGGGGGACGATTTACCTGGGCCTGTGATGTGAACATGTTTAGTAGacgttgtttaacatcctcctcgGTCACTGATGGGCCGGAAAGTAGTTCACCATCCTCACGGGATGCGAGTTCATCATCCTGCTTCTCTCCAAATACAAAGCCCTAATATTTATGGAACACTTCTGCCTTCTGTACATCCTTATTAACAGCTTTACCATCTCCGTCTAGGAACGGAATCGGTCTGGTCCTTAGCCCTaccagccatggatttttcctTGATGTTTTTAGGTTCCCTTATTGCCATCTCTGCTGGGAATAGACAGTCACGGATGATCCtgtctcacaccccccccccccccccggtctctcTCAAGTCTCAGTCCCAAGCCACAGAGAAGCCAGAGCTGCTCCAgaactggcagggctggggagattCCAGGCCAGTTGTGGTGAGATGCAGGCAGGGCAACTCCCATCCTGCAGTCCCAGGAGAGGAAAATCAGATCTGGGAATTCccctgatcccccagagccaatGGGGATGTGGCAGGAGATCATTCAGCCCTGGCAATCAGGTAGGAGATGAGTCCCATGAGCAGCGGCACCAGGATGAGCAGAGACACCCAGACCCCGATGCTGAGAAGGGAGAACCGGAAGGACTTCCGGGCCCAGAGATCTGCGTCGGGAGAGTTTGTCTTCCGCTTCTCGTTGGCCTGGGGAGAAAAGGGAGAGTCACCAGAAGCACAGCCCTGTCATCCTCCCTCTCTGCTATATCCCAGCCGCCGGTAGTCCCCAGCACCAAGACACGACCCCGTACCCCCTCTATATCCCAGTCCCCGGTAGCTCCTGGCACCAAGACATGGCCACATACCCCCCGCTATATCCCAGCTCCTGGTAGCCCCCCATGCCAAGACATGGCCCCGACCCCCCGCTACATCCCAGTCCCCAGTAACCCCTGGCACCGAGACATGGCCCCATGTCCCCCACTACATCCCAGTCCCTGGTAGCCCCCAGCACCGAGATGTGGCCCCATGCCCCCACCACCCTATCCCAGCTCTTGGGAACCTCCAGCACCAAGacatggccccagccccccctcgCCCTATTATATCCCAGCCCCAAGAACCGTCCAGCACTGAGACATGTCCCCATCCTCCCTGCTGTATCCCAGCCCCCCTCACCTTGACAGCATAGATTAGGGCCAGCACtcccaggcaggagcagcagcagacaatgCTGCCTATGGCCAGGCAGCGGAGGGCATGGGGACGTGGGGTCCAGGCAGACGGCTCAGGCCGCGAGGGCCCCTCCTGGATCATCACCACAGTCTCTGCCTCATCCCCTGTGGGTTTCCCAGCGCAGCCGTTCCCCACACCGAGGGCCATCTCCTCCCCCATGAGGCACCGAGGGCTCCCCCAGCATGGGGCCGCAGGGGCACCTACAGGACAGAAACACAGATAGCCACatgccacagccctgccctgccccgctgcAGCTGCTGTAGCCCCAGGCATGGCTAAGCTCCCCCTCGGGGAGGGGAATCGGGGTGCTCAACCAGCTCAGGGATAGGGTGTTGAGCCCAGAGTTACTAGGGagcacccccccctccccacaccagctCCCTTAAGGCTGGGTCCCCTCTGAGCTGGGTCCCCTCATCCTTTGTGGGCTTCCCCTCTAGGGCTGTGTCTGTGCTTGGGATTACCTGCGTCCTCCCTGGTTTCCATTGCCCTGAGTCACTGCCTGCAGGGGATTACCTGgctgcccaggggaggggggtgacaccggggaagggagggtggcacCGAATGCCAGGGCACAGCCCATTCCTGAGCTTCCAGGGACAGCAGCTGCCTCAGCCAGCAATGCCCCatcccccagtgccccccaagAGGGGAAGGGCCCCATGTCCCACCCCCTCGCCCCcgtgagccagccagtcccccccaGTCTCTGGTTCAGAATCGTTCCTTCTTTCTGTCAGCTCTTTTCAAAGGCGCTTTAAAGGTGGCTTCGAGCGCAGAGCAAACAACAGCCCCTGGGCTTCACAATCACATTGGTAACGTTCCCTCCGGTCCTCTCCAAACCCCGCTGGGTCCTGACAGCGACTCTCAGGCCACACCTAACAGCCCTGGCTGGAAAATCATCCACCACAGCCccgggtggggggcgggggcctcTAGCCGAGAGCAGGGTGCTAAGGGGAGTAAAGATCCCCTCGTGCCAGGGCAGCTGTGAGTCTGGTCTGCCCTAGGGAAGGGCAGGGAGTAGACTGCGGGGAGACAGGCTGGATGGGCTCTGATTGGGAGTTGTCTCCATCTCTGCTGGGGAAACGGActcttggggagggggctgtgcggacgaggaaggggtggggtggaagagaa of the Eretmochelys imbricata isolate rEreImb1 chromosome 6, rEreImb1.hap1, whole genome shotgun sequence genome contains:
- the TMEM265 gene encoding transmembrane protein 265 translates to MGEEMALGVGNGCAGKPTGDEAETVVMIQEGPSRPEPSAWTPRPHALRCLAIGSIVCCCSCLGVLALIYAVKANEKRKTNSPDADLWARKSFRFSLLSIGVWVSLLILVPLLMGLISYLIARAE